A window of Leptospira hartskeerlii contains these coding sequences:
- a CDS encoding phosphotransferase family protein, with protein sequence MPAKKTNRPSPGNSLAIGRSAEISEYGPSKILKLFFKEFPASEVDTEYSNSVIAFSAGATSMKCYEKVKIGDRKGLIFDRLDGISLTKLPDKKPLTFFSLSKILADLHLDLHNKQTKKMKDIRSEAVKVLSKEPLSFLSKDEKKIAKQFIENLPEGSSVLHLDFHPENVIVTNDSFVIIDWMTALKGDAAADVASTVFLFQDAELWPGTPFLKVLFYTVVRKFILKGYLKRYLSISGMDWKDIERWRLPILIFRLGLWNIESERAALQKEIREIVSSFKAGK encoded by the coding sequence ATGCCCGCCAAAAAAACAAACCGACCAAGTCCTGGAAATTCACTCGCGATAGGTAGGTCCGCCGAAATTTCGGAATACGGCCCTAGTAAGATCCTAAAATTATTTTTTAAAGAATTCCCTGCCTCCGAAGTTGATACGGAATATTCTAATTCCGTAATCGCCTTTTCTGCAGGTGCCACTTCCATGAAATGTTATGAGAAGGTTAAAATTGGAGATAGGAAAGGGTTGATCTTCGATAGACTGGATGGAATTTCACTCACTAAACTTCCGGACAAAAAGCCTCTGACTTTTTTCAGTCTTTCTAAAATACTCGCTGACCTCCATCTGGATTTGCATAATAAACAAACCAAGAAAATGAAGGATATCAGATCGGAAGCGGTGAAAGTTCTTTCTAAGGAACCTCTTTCTTTCTTGAGTAAAGATGAGAAGAAGATCGCAAAACAGTTCATCGAAAATTTGCCCGAAGGTTCTTCCGTTCTACATCTGGATTTCCATCCTGAAAATGTGATCGTGACCAATGATTCTTTTGTGATCATAGATTGGATGACGGCTTTAAAAGGAGATGCGGCCGCGGATGTTGCTTCCACTGTTTTTCTGTTTCAGGATGCGGAACTTTGGCCCGGCACTCCATTTCTAAAAGTTTTATTTTATACTGTGGTTCGAAAGTTCATCTTAAAAGGCTATTTAAAGAGATATCTTTCCATTTCCGGAATGGATTGGAAAGATATAGAAAGATGGAGACTCCCTATATTAATTTTTCGTTTAGGACTTTGGAATATAGAAAGTGAAAGGGCAGCTCTACAGAAAGAGATTCGAGAGATCGTTTCTTCTTTTAAGGCAGGTAAATGA
- a CDS encoding DUF3147 family protein, with protein MLYLALKYAVTSALVVLISEIARRNDRIGALIASLPLVTILTLLWLQFERTDPEKISNHAYYTFWFVIPTLPMFLIFPKLYSAFGFWFALGSCVLLTVLLFVSFNYVLEKFGIKLI; from the coding sequence ATGTTATATCTTGCTCTTAAATATGCGGTAACTTCTGCATTAGTGGTTTTGATTTCGGAAATTGCACGAAGGAACGATCGTATAGGTGCGTTGATTGCTTCTCTTCCTTTGGTGACGATACTGACCTTGCTTTGGCTGCAATTCGAAAGAACGGATCCTGAAAAGATCTCTAATCATGCATATTATACTTTTTGGTTTGTAATTCCCACATTGCCTATGTTTCTAATATTTCCTAAACTGTATTCTGCATTCGGTTTTTGGTTCGCACTAGGTTCCTGTGTTCTATTGACTGTGTTGCTTTTTGTTTCATTCAATTACGTTCTCGAAAAATTCGGTATCAAACTTATTTAA
- the amt gene encoding ammonium transporter has product MPKTSFDILWIILSSGLVFFMQAGFLCLESGLTRTKNSINVAIKNITDFGIATLIFYSIGFGLMFGTTYYGWIGKDMFFPDFSKTNPETSVFFLFQLMFCGTAATIVSGAVAERMKFGAYIIVTTIISSLIYPIFGHWVWGRDLQDWDQFTGWLAHLGFMDFAGSTAVHSVGGWVGLSAMLLIGNRTGKYGKDGSVRKITGHNLPLAMLGTLILWFGWIGFNGGSTLAFTSDVPKIITNTMFAASGGMASSLIYGWIRLKYAEATLPLNGTLAGLVAITAPCNAVNSLESILIGLVAGILMFEAGVLLEKLKLDDAVGAIPVHLVSGIWGTLAVGFFGDLSVLGTGLDRTTQILVQFLGVVSCAILSFGVSYPLLYVIHRFYSLRVSPQNEFQGLNYTEHRATTELIDLFMEMEYQKQTGDLSQDLSIEPFTEVGQIAERYNLVLDKIRTNIKEKETLAIELEHNLSLLQSDLSTARKIQSGIISQEDKLTGELEITVRYLPLTEVGGDFFDIMELRPGLTRVFLADATGHGVQAALLTMAIKAIYESLKRGIYSVTEILYHLNNEFLHTFKNLNQFFTCIVVDIDTNLNLIRYSSAGHVPQYLLQDQEIHSLEKTGRIMGVIPNTKYTSNEIGFNQDSKLILFTDGLFEQWNSNKEEFGEERVEAIIGNLKGISIGEGIDQILNKLDEFLDGSPKQDDISVLGISRKIQKPSR; this is encoded by the coding sequence ATGCCTAAAACGAGTTTCGATATTCTTTGGATCATTCTTTCTTCCGGATTGGTATTTTTCATGCAGGCCGGATTTTTATGTTTAGAATCCGGCCTCACTCGTACAAAGAACTCGATTAACGTAGCAATTAAGAATATTACCGATTTCGGAATTGCTACTCTCATTTTCTATTCAATAGGTTTCGGGCTTATGTTTGGCACAACCTATTATGGTTGGATCGGAAAGGATATGTTCTTTCCTGATTTTTCAAAAACAAATCCTGAAACTTCCGTTTTCTTTTTATTCCAACTCATGTTCTGCGGAACTGCAGCGACTATCGTTTCCGGCGCCGTTGCCGAAAGAATGAAATTCGGTGCGTATATTATCGTTACTACCATCATTTCTTCATTGATCTATCCGATTTTCGGTCACTGGGTTTGGGGGAGAGATCTGCAAGATTGGGATCAATTTACAGGTTGGCTCGCACACCTTGGCTTTATGGATTTTGCGGGCTCTACTGCAGTGCATAGTGTTGGCGGTTGGGTTGGACTTTCTGCGATGTTACTTATCGGAAACCGGACCGGAAAATACGGTAAGGATGGATCCGTTCGGAAGATCACAGGGCATAATTTACCTCTTGCGATGCTTGGAACATTGATACTATGGTTTGGTTGGATCGGATTTAATGGGGGAAGCACTCTCGCTTTCACTTCCGATGTGCCAAAGATCATTACAAATACCATGTTTGCAGCTTCTGGAGGAATGGCTTCCAGTCTGATCTATGGTTGGATCCGATTAAAATATGCAGAAGCTACTCTTCCTTTGAATGGAACCTTAGCAGGGCTTGTAGCAATCACGGCTCCTTGTAATGCAGTCAACTCTCTGGAATCAATTTTGATCGGTCTAGTTGCAGGAATTTTAATGTTCGAAGCGGGTGTCCTTCTGGAGAAACTCAAATTGGACGATGCTGTAGGAGCTATTCCTGTTCATCTTGTGTCCGGGATTTGGGGAACTTTGGCGGTAGGATTTTTCGGGGACCTTTCCGTTTTAGGTACAGGATTGGATAGAACTACACAAATCCTCGTGCAGTTCTTAGGCGTAGTTTCCTGCGCAATTCTTTCCTTCGGCGTAAGTTATCCTCTTCTTTATGTCATACATCGTTTTTACAGCCTTAGAGTTTCTCCTCAAAATGAATTCCAAGGATTGAATTATACGGAACATAGGGCCACTACTGAACTCATAGATCTCTTTATGGAAATGGAATACCAAAAACAGACTGGAGATTTAAGCCAGGACCTTTCTATTGAACCTTTTACGGAAGTAGGGCAAATCGCAGAAAGATACAATCTTGTATTAGATAAGATCAGAACTAATATTAAAGAAAAGGAAACTTTAGCAATTGAATTAGAACATAATCTTAGTTTACTTCAAAGTGATCTGTCCACCGCTCGAAAGATCCAATCCGGTATCATTTCTCAGGAAGATAAACTCACAGGAGAATTAGAAATTACTGTTAGATATCTTCCTCTCACCGAAGTTGGAGGGGACTTTTTCGACATTATGGAACTTCGTCCTGGGCTAACTCGGGTGTTTCTTGCTGACGCTACCGGACATGGAGTGCAAGCTGCGCTCTTGACAATGGCGATCAAGGCAATTTATGAATCCTTAAAACGAGGTATTTATAGCGTTACCGAAATTTTATATCATTTAAACAACGAGTTCTTGCATACATTCAAAAATTTGAATCAATTCTTCACTTGTATAGTGGTCGACATTGATACAAACCTAAATTTGATCCGATATTCCTCTGCGGGCCATGTGCCTCAATACCTGCTCCAAGACCAAGAAATCCATTCCTTGGAAAAAACAGGAAGGATCATGGGGGTGATCCCGAATACAAAATACACTTCGAATGAGATCGGATTTAATCAGGATTCTAAACTGATCCTTTTTACGGACGGTCTTTTTGAACAATGGAATTCCAACAAAGAGGAATTCGGAGAAGAAAGAGTTGAAGCGATCATAGGTAATCTGAAAGGAATTTCCATAGGAGAAGGGATCGATCAAATATTAAATAAGTTGGATGAATTCTTAGATGGATCTCCTAAGCAAGATGATATTTCCGTTTTAGGGATCAGTAGAAAAATCCAAAAACCTTCGAGATAA
- a CDS encoding SRPBCC family protein, giving the protein MKTAEYKLQISKFIKAKREKVFEAWVKPEIMKKWGCPKELKIGEIQMDFKVGGKFRTSMLGNGDVYIARGIYQEIILNEKLVFTHGWEGPDQGNTLVTVIFKDKNEGTEVILTHERLPNESSMEGHKEGWISTLDNLELQFS; this is encoded by the coding sequence ATGAAAACAGCAGAATACAAACTGCAAATATCTAAGTTTATCAAGGCCAAAAGAGAGAAGGTCTTCGAAGCATGGGTCAAACCTGAAATTATGAAAAAATGGGGCTGTCCTAAGGAGTTGAAGATTGGAGAGATCCAAATGGATTTCAAAGTAGGGGGCAAATTCAGGACCTCAATGCTCGGAAACGGAGATGTTTATATCGCTAGAGGGATATATCAAGAAATTATTTTGAACGAAAAACTTGTTTTTACTCATGGATGGGAAGGACCGGACCAAGGAAATACCCTCGTTACTGTAATCTTTAAAGATAAAAACGAAGGAACTGAAGTGATCCTTACTCACGAAAGACTTCCTAACGAAAGTTCTATGGAAGGTCATAAAGAAGGTTGGATCAGTACTTTGGATAATCTGGAACTGCAATTTTCCTAA
- a CDS encoding ArsR/SmtB family transcription factor: MFLLYTFNHMVESRKYDLNLIFQALSDPTRRAMLRSLSKKERVITEIAKPFEMSLAAASKHIKVLEKAKLVNRRKEGSFSYLSLNGKAMMSADRWMQHYKKFWEDQLDSLQELLEEIE; the protein is encoded by the coding sequence TTGTTCTTACTATATACATTTAACCATATGGTTGAATCCAGAAAATACGACCTCAATCTGATCTTCCAGGCATTGTCCGACCCGACAAGAAGGGCAATGTTAAGAAGCCTTTCTAAAAAAGAGAGGGTGATCACGGAAATCGCAAAACCGTTCGAAATGTCATTAGCAGCTGCTTCTAAACATATTAAGGTTTTGGAAAAGGCGAAGTTAGTGAATAGAAGAAAGGAGGGTTCCTTCTCCTATTTAAGCCTGAACGGAAAGGCAATGATGAGCGCGGATCGGTGGATGCAACATTATAAGAAATTCTGGGAGGATCAGCTGGATTCTCTCCAGGAACTGTTGGAGGAAATAGAATGA
- a CDS encoding phage tail protein yields the protein MPIPNTSKKISWNRSTPNDGLLFDQEYSSLYANDISLQSQLENLQSQIDSLTVLLSQINVPLGAIIEFDFPNIPSTYMIANGQAISRTTYSSLWNLVHRTITGLVPTTDRIQSTSHGLSAGQLVKFSFTGGGITTNVPYFVLNPTANDFQISLTQGGAVIDLTSNQTGNLLTHSQYGFGNGSTTFNLPDRRGIFARGAGQHSNRAKAAGGNYDGGGIGQEIQDRFQSHRHSAIGISADLIHPDGYSGAGTSQIGQGMVYVLDPITDGPSGAPRFGTETSPASTSVQYVVRVI from the coding sequence ATGCCAATTCCCAACACAAGCAAGAAGATATCTTGGAATAGGAGTACGCCGAATGACGGACTACTTTTTGACCAAGAATATTCTTCACTTTACGCAAACGATATTTCTCTACAATCCCAGCTAGAGAATTTACAATCTCAAATCGATTCTTTGACAGTTCTGCTTTCGCAGATTAACGTTCCTTTGGGTGCGATTATTGAATTCGATTTTCCTAATATTCCTTCAACCTATATGATCGCAAATGGGCAAGCAATTTCGAGGACGACATATTCTTCTCTCTGGAATCTTGTTCATCGAACGATAACCGGTCTTGTGCCAACTACAGATCGAATACAATCGACTTCTCATGGACTTAGTGCAGGTCAATTGGTTAAGTTTTCTTTTACCGGAGGAGGGATCACAACAAACGTTCCTTACTTTGTATTAAATCCGACTGCTAATGACTTTCAGATCTCTCTCACTCAAGGGGGTGCTGTTATAGATCTAACTTCGAATCAAACGGGGAATTTGCTGACTCATAGTCAGTATGGTTTTGGAAATGGTTCCACAACATTCAATTTGCCGGATCGAAGAGGAATTTTTGCTCGAGGTGCAGGACAACATTCTAATCGAGCGAAAGCTGCCGGAGGAAATTATGATGGCGGAGGAATTGGCCAAGAGATCCAAGATAGATTCCAAAGCCATAGGCACTCAGCCATCGGAATTTCCGCTGATTTGATCCATCCAGACGGGTATTCTGGAGCAGGAACTTCTCAAATTGGGCAAGGAATGGTTTATGTATTAGATCCAATTACGGACGGACCAAGCGGGGCCCCAAGATTCGGAACTGAGACTTCGCCTGCTTCTACATCTGTGCAATACGTCGTACGGGTAATCTAA